The genomic DNA GAAGTTACGGGGCCATTTTGCAGAGTTCCTTAGCTAGAGTTATCTTGTCGGCCTTATGTTTCTCACACAGTCCACCTGTGTCGGTTTACAGTACGGGCACTATTATTCTAAATAGAAGTTTTTCTCGGCAGCATAGGATTTGTAACTTCGCTTCCTTAGAAGCTCCCTATCAAGTCTCACATTTAATCAGGCGGATTTACCTACCTAATCATGCTACTCTCTTCGACATACTATTCCGTCAGTATGCTTACATACCTTTCTGCGTCACTCCATCTCTCAAACAAATAACAGTGGTATAGGAATATTAACCTATTTTCCATTCGCCTACGCTTTTCAGCCTCAACTTAGGTCCCGACTCCCCCAAAGCGGACAAACCTTCCTTTGGAAACCTTGGACTTCCGGCCAGAGGGATTCTCACCCTCTTTCTCGCTACTCATTCCTGCATTCTCACTTCTGATACCTCCAGCATGCCTTACAGCACACCTTCTTCGGCCTACAGAACGCTCTCCTACCAAACTAACTTACGTTAGTTTCCACAGCTTCGGTTTATGTCTTAGCCCCGTTACATCTTCGGCGCAGACACTCTCGACCAGTGAGCTATTACGCACTCTTTAAAGGTATGGCTGCTTCTAAGCCAACCTCCTGGTTGTTTCTGAATGTCCACCTCCTTCCCCACTTAGACATAATTAGGGACCTTAGCTGGTGGTCTGGGCTGTTTCCCTCTCGTCTGCGGACCTTGTCACCCACAGACTCACTCCTAACAATTAAACTATAGTATTCGCAGTTTGCTTGACTTCAGTAAGCTATACGCCCCCTAGGCCATACAGTGCTCTACCCCCATAGTTCTTTGTTAAGGCTGCACCTAAATGCATTTCGGAGAGAACGAGCTATCTCCTAGTTCGATTGGCTTTTCACCCCTAAACCTATCTCATCTCCCAGCATTTCAACGATGGTGAGTTCGGTCCTCCACTAAGTCTTACCTTAGCTTCAACCTGGACAGGCCTAGATCACTAGGTTTCGCGTCTATAACATGCGACTATCGCCCTATTAAGACTCGGTTTCCCTTCGGCTCCGCTTCCTTAACCTTGCCACATATCATAACTCGCAGGATGATTAACCAAAATCCACGCAGTCACCCCGAAGGGCTCCTACCGTTTGTAAGCACACGGTTTCAGGTTCTATTTCACTCCCTTACACAGGGTTCTTTTCACCTTTCCCTCACGGTACTCTCCTCTATCGGTCAACAAGAGTATTTAGCCTTACGAGATATGGTCCTCGCTGATTCACACCGAATTCCTCGTGCTCGATGCTACTCGGGATATTTAATATATACACTCAATATTACTCATACAGGACTTTCACCTTCTATGGTTTACCTTCCCAGATACATTCTAATTCTATTTCGTATATATTGACTTCAGAGCTATCCGTCATTAAACTCCCACTACCCCACACAAGCAACGCTGCTCGCTTATACACTTATGTGGTTTAGGCTCTTCCCCTTTCGCTCGCCGCTACTCAGAGAATCGTTTTTACTTTCTCTTCCTCGGGTTACTTAGATGTTTCAGTTCACCCGCTTACCTCTTTCGTAAATACCCTCCAGGTATTTAGGTTCTCCCATTCGGACATCTTAGGATCAAAGCTTCTTTGCAGCTCCCCTAAGCTTTTCGCAGCTTATCACGTCCTTCATCGGCTCTTGTTGCCTAGGCATCCTCCGTGTGCCCTTAGCGCTTTTCTTTCGATAACCTCTTTTTTACTTTCTTTCTTTCTACCTACTATTCATTTCTCATTGTCCAATTTTAACACTTTTAGTTGATTGTTCAAGGAACAATCAAAATAAAAGAAGAAGCTGCCATCTTATTTCTCCTTAGAAAGGAGGTGATCCATCCGCACCTTCCGGTACGGATACCTTGTTACGACTTCACCCCAATCGCTTACCACACCTTCAGTACTTCCTTCCCTTACGGGTTAGGCCAGCAATTTCAGGTGCAACAAACTCTCGTGGTGTGACGGGCGGTGTGTACAAGACCCGAGAACGTATTCACCGCGGCATTGCTGATCCGCGATTACTAGCGATTCCAACTTCATGAAGTCGAGTTGCAGACTTCAATCCGAACTGAGAACAGATTTCTTGATTTGCTCCATGTCACCATTTTGCTTCTCTTTGTACTGTCCATTGTAGCACGTGTGTAGCCCAGATCATAAGGGGCATGATGACTTGACGTCATCCCCACCTTCCTCCTGCTCTTCGCAGGCAGTCTCGCTAAAGTCCTCAACTTAATGTTAGTAACTAACGATAGGGGTTGCGCTCGTTGCGGGACTTAACCCAACATCTCACGACACGAGCTGTCGACAGCCATGCACCACCTGTCTTCCGGTTCCCGAAGGCACTTAAGTATCTCTACCTAATTCCGGAGATGTCAAGATCTGGTAAGGTTCCTCGCGTTGCGTCGAATTAAACCACATGCTCCACCGCTTGTGCGGGTCCCCGTCAATTCCTTTGAGTTTCAGCCTTGCGGCCGTACTCCCCAGGCGGTTCACTTATCGCATTTGCTTCGGCACAGACGATCTACTCGCCCACACCCAGTGAACATCGTTTACAGCTAGGACTACCAGGGTATCTAATCCTGTTTGCTCCCCTAGCTTTCGCACTTCAGCGTCAGTTTTTGTCCAGTGAGCTACCTTCGTCATCGGCATTCCTACATATATCTACGAATTTCACCTCTACTCATGTAGTTCCGCCCACCTTTCCAATACTCTAGAATTTCAGTTTCGTCGGCAAGCTAATGGTTGAGCCACTAGTTTTCACCGTCGACTTGAAACCCCGCCTAGATGCCCTTTATGCCCAATAATTCCGGATAACGCTTGCGACATACGTATTACCGCGGCTGCTGGCACGTATTTAGCCGTCGCTTATTCTGTTGGTACCGTCATTTTTTTCTTCCCAACTTAAAGCACTTTACAATCCGAAGACCTTCGTCGTGCACACAGAATTGCTGGATCAGAGTTACCTCCATTGTCCAATATTCCCCACTGCTGCCTCCCGTAAGAGTAAGGGCCGTATCTCAGTCCCCTTGTGGCCGTCCACCCTCTCAGGCCGGCTACCTATCATCGCCTTGGTTGTCCGTTACACTACCAACTAGCTAATAGGACGCAAAGCTCTCATATGGCATTGCTTTTCATGAATCAATGATGCCATTAATTCATTATATCAGGTCTTATCCGTCGTTTCCATCGGTTATCCCTGTCCATATGGCAAGTTCTTTACGCGTTACTCACCCGTCCGCCATGATACCCTCTCCCCGAAGGGAGTCTTCTCATCGACTTGCATGTGTTAAGCATTCTGTCAGCGTTCATCCTGAGCCAGGATCAAACTCTTCATTCAATATTTATTTCCACTACCTTAATCTTTTCTTTCTTGGCGTTTGCTTCTTCTTCTATTTTCATTGTCCTTTTGTCGGCTTCTTTTTCCGTCGACAAGATATATACTATCAAATACTTCCTTTTTTGTCAATGCTTTTTTTTCCCTTTTTTCTTTTTTTTTATTATGAATACGCTTTTTCAAGTCCTTCTATCTTCTATATCCTTTTATTTTAGGTACTTTTAGAGAATTCATTTTTTTTGAATTTTAGCTGTATTTTTATAGATTTTTTTCTGTTTTTCATTGTCAGACCTCATTTTTTTAATCGTATAATTAATTTAAATTATCATATATTTATAAAAAAAATCTGTTATCCGTAAATTAGTACAGTGACTCATTTGTTTTTTATTAAACGAGTCACTGCTTTAAATCAGATTTCTATATATCAGACCTTTACAAGTCTATCTTGTTTTTATACTATATACTTTTTTTCCATTTTTTCAGGATCATTCCCTGTTTGGCCCTTATACTAAGTATGATTTTTCCGTCTTTTCTGCTGTATATATTTTTCCCTGTAAGAAGATCTATGTATCTTTCTTCTGGTTCATCTGTCACTATTTCCAAATCTTCATAGTCATTAAATGAATTATTCAGTACTGTTATTATTACACTGTTTGGATTTGACCTTACATAGGCTACTATATCCCTTCCGTCATCCCAGTACAGCTCTTTGAATTTCCCATATACCAGTACAGGATTCTCTTTTCTTATTTTTATTACTTTTTTATACCAGAACAGCAGATCCTGGTCGGGCTCCTGCGAATATACCTCATTTTCATTTGTCAGCGACGGGTTTTTTTCATTGTCATATGTAAACTCATCCCAGAGCATAGGCTTTCTGCAGTAAGGATCTGTAGCTCCCCACATTCCTATTTCATCTCCGTAAAAAAGCATCGGAGCTCCTACATATGTCATCTGAAATACAGATATCAGCTTCAAAACATCCTTTGGTTTTATAAAAGAGCTTCTCCAGTCTATTGTAGTATTAGGATGGTAATTTGAGGCGAGATCCGGCCGTATTCCATTATACCCCTGTTCCAGCTGTTTGCCCTCTTCCAGATCTCTCCCCACCCTGTCATTTACTATTCTTGACAGCAGTCTGTCTGTATCATGCGAACCGTTCAGATTTTGTGAGGCCTGTATCGCCTGTTTAGGATACCATGTTCTTTTTTCTCTCAGCTCATTTAAAAATTCTCCGGCTTTCAGCTTATAGCTTTTATTTTTCTCATAACCCTGATTTATAAAATAACCTATTACTGTTTTCAGCCATTCATAATTCATAACCGCATCGAATTTATTCCCCTGATTTATATCATAGCTTGCATTTCCCCACAGTTCTGCAGTTATATATGTATCTTTTTTAGTACTTTTTACTACCTCACGCCACTCTATCCAAAAATCCTGATTCTCAAGGCAATTAGGAACATCCAGTCTGAAACCGTCTATTCCGTCATCTTCGTACCAATTTTTGGAAACTTTTGCATCAGGACCAAGAAGCCATTTTTTGGTTATATTGAAAATATAACTTTTGAATTCCAGATTATAGCTGTTAAACTCCGGCAATGAATCAAATCCTGCCCAGCCTGAATATTTTATATTTTCCCTGTTTTTATTTAATATTTTGTAGGCTTCTTCCTCGCTCATTCCATCTTCTATCTTTATATGCTTTGAAAAATCACTGAATTTATACCAGTTTTTATACTTGGAATTTTCTCCCTCCATAAGAACCTGGTTAAAACTCCAGTGTCTGTTGCTGCTGTGGTTAAATACACCGTCAAATATAACTCTTATCCCGTTTCTGTGCAGTTCTTTTATTAAATCTACCATTATAAGATCTGACTCCGTCCATATCCATGTCGAAGGATCCTCTGTTTCGCCGTAACCGTTTTTTCCTTTATTTTCTCCGGTCAGTTTTAGCTCCAGAAGCTTTAGTTCACTGTTATCTTTGGCATTCTTTTTTAATATATCAACATAGCTTTTGTCTCCATAAGGATTATTTTCATCTATCTCTGCATTATATCTGCTGCCGCTTGTACGTATCGTTCCCAGATCCGGCGATATATGTCTGAAATCATTCGTACCGTATTTATGGTTCTGGTATGAATAAAATACCGGATTCAGCCATACGGCATTGATGCCCAGCTCTTTCATATAAGGTATTTTTTCTCTTATGCCCTGCAGATCTCCACCGTACATTCTTGCATATTTCAGTGAAGTATTTTTTCCGCTCTCACCTTTTATCTCCCAGTCTGTCTTTTCGGAAAAATCACTTGTCCACCTGTTGGTATCGAATTTTCCTAAAGTTTCTTCTTCTGTATTCCACTTATACATCTCTTCAAAATTGCTCTCATGAAGCTTGTTTATTTCAAAATTTTCCGGTCCAAATTCATTAAATATAGGATTATTATAGCAGCTGTGGTTATAAAATCTATCTGGAAATATATTATACCAGATTGCTTCCTTTGCCCAGTTCGGTATATAAAATATTTCGATTTTATCTTTTTCAAAATTTATTTTTATTTTTCTTCCCTTTTTATTGGACAGCTTTCCGTCAAAATAATATTTTGTATTTCCATCCTCCAATATAAATACATATGAAAACTCTTTTACATCTTCTTCAAACGAAATACTTCTTTTAAAGTAATCAAAACTGTGTGTAAAATCGCTATGTCTTTCCAGTTCGTATATCTTTTCATAAATATCCTTTTCATTCAGATCTACACTTATATAAGCCCTCTCTACATCATGGAGCTGGGTTCTTATTGTAAATTCCACTTCATTCTCGGATATTTTATTCAGATAATTTAATTTTCTGAAATCATGTTTTATGGCTTTTTCAGTCTGATTCTTATCCAGCGCGTCATATGAAAGCTTCCCGGTTCCCAGTTCTCCTTTTGGAAATAAAGCACCGCTTTCTCCTACTATCAGTATAAGATTATCTTTTTCGGGAACCCATTTTTCATCAAAAATCAGCTTATATTCATAATTTCCTTCTTTTACTGCGAGTACTATCTCATACTTATTTTCCCCTGCACTTTTTAACGGAACCTCTTCTATTTCCCAGTTATTAAATGTTCCTGTTATCTGCAGCCTGTTTATTTTCTCATATCCATAATCTGTTATATCTACTATAAGTCTTTTAAACCGTGTTTTCACAAGGGAAAAAGTATTTTCCCTTGAATTATATTTTATAAGTATATCTATATTACTCTGAAAACCTGTTATGGGCTTTGGTTTTGCATCTTTATCCAGATATGTATCGAATGTATGGGCAAAGGGAGTAGTGTGATTATATGTTACTGCATAAGTAATGTTATTTTCATCCACTACTTCAAATGAATAGCTTCCGCTCTCTACTTTTTCCCATTTATAAGTATATGTAGTATCTTTCAGCTGTGTAAGTTCTTCTTCTCTGTATAAACTGTCATTTCTATATATTATTAATTTATAAATCATACAATCACTTCTTTATTTTATAGAATAAAAAGCTTTATAAGCTTTATAAGCCTCATAAATATCCGCTTTGGAAGAAACCTCAAACAAAGAGTGCATCGACAGCAATGCTGGTCCTATATCAACAGTTCTTATTCCGAAATATGCCAGAAATTTTGCTACAGTTCCGCCCCCGCCTTCGTCTACCTTGCTAAATCCGCCTACCTGATAGGCTACCTTATTTTTATCGAATATTTCTCTTATTTCATACATATATTCTGCATCAGCATCATTTGAGCCATTTTTTCCTCCATGTCCTGTATATTTGGCAACAGGAATCCCATGTGACAGCTTTGCCGAATTATTCATATCATGCACAGATTTGAAAATAGGGTCTACTCCTGCAGTAACATCGGCAGATATAGCTTTGGAATTCCAGAGAGTTTCTCTAAGCAGCTGATCATCATAATCTTTTCCAGTTAATTTCAGAAGCTTTCCCGTAAAGTATTCTATTAAACTGGAATTCAGCCCTGTACTGCCGTCACTGCCCACTTCTTCTTTATCTGCAAAATAGCATAGTACTGTTTTTTCAGGCTTTTTTATATCCAAAAGAGCTTTTAACGATGTGTAGGCACAGATTCTGTCATCCTGACCATAGGCACCTATCATTCCTCTGTCCAGACCTATATCCCTTGCCTTTAATGCCGGAACTATTTCTATCTCCGCAGAGAAAAAATCTTCTTCTTCTATTCCATAATCTTTTTTCAGATGTTCCAGTATATTGGCTTTTATCTTTTCTTTTGCATCTTTGTCTTTTACAGGTATGGAACCAAATAATACCTTCAGCTCTTCACCTTTTATTACTTCTCTTGTTTTTCTGTCATCCTGAACATTTCTTGATAAATGCGGAAGTATATCAGGTATGCAGAAAACCGGATCCTCTTCCCTTTCTCCTATTGCGAAGCTTACTTTTTTACCGTTTTTCAAAAATACTACTCCGTGAACTGCCAGCGGTGTGGCTACCCATTGATATTTTTTTATTCCGCCGTAATAATGAGTATTCAGCATCAAAAACTCTTCGTCCTCCAAAAGAGGGTTCATTTTGAGATCCAGTCTGGGTGAATCCACATGTGAAACTACCATGTTTATCCCTTTTTTCATATCTTCTTTCCCGATTATGCTCATAAGTATATTTTTATTTCTGTTATTAAAAAATATCTTATCCCCTGCTTTCAGCGACTTTACTTTTTCTATATTTTTAAATCCGTTTTTTTCCAGAATCTCCATAGTTATTTCTACTACTTCTCTTTCTGTTTTCCCGTTATTCAGGAATTCTTTATACTCTGAACCCAGCTGCTCTATCTCTTTTTTTTCTTTGTCTGTATAGCCTGTCCATAAATTCTTTTTGTTCATATATTCTACCTCCGTTTGTACTTATTTTTGCTATTTTAAAAAGCGGCTTAATATTTTTCTGATTCTTTTACTCTCATAAAAAATAACAGATTCTAAATATTATGCCACCTTTTCTATTAAATTATTTCTTTAATCTCTCAGCTAATTTTTTTCCTTCTTCTTCATATCCCGGTTTTCCCAGAAGAGCAAACATGTTTCTCTTATAGTCTTCTACTCCGGGCTGATTAAACGGATTAATACCAAGAATATATCCGCTTACTCCGCATGCTTTTTCAAAAAAGTAAAACATATATCCCAAATGATATGGCGTAGCTTCCGGAAGCTTTAACAGAAGATTCGGTACTCCGCCGTCTATATGTGCAAGAACTGTCCCGTCACAGGCTTTTTTATTGACATAATCCATTGTTTTTCCTGCTACAAAATTCAATCCGTCAAGATTATCCTTATCCTCTTCAATAAGAAATTCCACTTCGGGCTTTTCTATGCTTATTACTGTTTCAAACATTGTTCTTTTTCCGTCCTGTATATACTGCCCCAAAGAGTGTAAATCAGTAGAAAAATCAACAGATGCAGGGAATATTCCTTTTTGGTCTTTTCCTTCTGATTCTCCAAAAAGCTGCTTCCACCATTCAGATACAAAATGCAGTCTTGGCTCATAATTCACAAGGATTTCTATATCTTTTCCTTTTCTGTGAAGAATATTTCTTATAGCAGCATACTGATAGCAGATATTATTTTCAAATGGTGCTCTGAAATCTACCATTGCATCTGCCGCACCTCTCATTAATTCATCTATATCTATTCCTGCCGCCGCTATTGGAAGAAGTCCTACTGCTGTAAGTACTGTAAATCTTCCGCCTACATCATCAGGTACTACGAATGTTTCGTATTTTTCCTCATCAGAAAGTTTTTTTAATGCTCCTCTTGCTTTATCAGTAGTAGAGTATATTCTCTCTCTTGCACCTTCTTTACCGTATTTTTTCTCAAGAAGATTCTTAAATACTCTGAAAGCGAGTGCAGGTTCTGTAGTTGTTCCTGATTTTGAGATAACATTGATGGAAAAATCTCTGTCTCCTATTACTTCGATCAAATGCTGCAGATAAACACCGCTTATATTAGTTCCTGCAAAATATATCTCAGGAGATTTTCTTTTTTCTTTGGATAATTTATTTGCAAAAGTGTGAGATAAAAACTCAATTGCTGCTTTAGAGCCCAGGTAAGAACCGCCTATTCCTATCACCACAAAAACCTCAGAATCGCTTTTTATTTTCTCAGCGGATTTTTTTATTCTTGCGAATTCTTCTTTGTCATAATTTTCAGGCAGGTCTATCCATCCTAAATAGTCATTTCCTGCACCTTTTTTTTCTTCAAGGTACTTTACTGCTGTCTCTACTTGCGGTAAAAATTCACTTAATTCGTGATCATTTATAAATTTTTTTGCAAAGTCGTAACTAAATTCCAGTTTCATTTTCTCCCTCCGATATGCTTTTTGATTTTAGTATAACAGAATATATGAGGTTTTTCAATTATTTTATATCATAATTTTTTCTTATTGTGATATAATGTAAGCAGTATTTCAGCACTCTGGAATTAAACGAGCAAGTCATTTTTTATTATAAATTTTCCTGTATAATATTTCTTTCAAATTTCTTTTTTCATTTAGTTTTTTATAAAATAATTATTTTTGGAGAGGTGATAAAAATGCCTAAAGTTTCAAATATTGAGCTTATAAAAATAGGAAAGCAGCCGGTTTTATCAGTAAGAACAATTACGAATGCCGCCAATCTTCCTTCTGTTATCGGGGAAAG from Sebaldella termitidis ATCC 33386 includes the following:
- a CDS encoding alpha-amylase family glycosyl hydrolase, with product MIYKLIIYRNDSLYREEELTQLKDTTYTYKWEKVESGSYSFEVVDENNITYAVTYNHTTPFAHTFDTYLDKDAKPKPITGFQSNIDILIKYNSRENTFSLVKTRFKRLIVDITDYGYEKINRLQITGTFNNWEIEEVPLKSAGENKYEIVLAVKEGNYEYKLIFDEKWVPEKDNLILIVGESGALFPKGELGTGKLSYDALDKNQTEKAIKHDFRKLNYLNKISENEVEFTIRTQLHDVERAYISVDLNEKDIYEKIYELERHSDFTHSFDYFKRSISFEEDVKEFSYVFILEDGNTKYYFDGKLSNKKGRKIKINFEKDKIEIFYIPNWAKEAIWYNIFPDRFYNHSCYNNPIFNEFGPENFEINKLHESNFEEMYKWNTEEETLGKFDTNRWTSDFSEKTDWEIKGESGKNTSLKYARMYGGDLQGIREKIPYMKELGINAVWLNPVFYSYQNHKYGTNDFRHISPDLGTIRTSGSRYNAEIDENNPYGDKSYVDILKKNAKDNSELKLLELKLTGENKGKNGYGETEDPSTWIWTESDLIMVDLIKELHRNGIRVIFDGVFNHSSNRHWSFNQVLMEGENSKYKNWYKFSDFSKHIKIEDGMSEEEAYKILNKNRENIKYSGWAGFDSLPEFNSYNLEFKSYIFNITKKWLLGPDAKVSKNWYEDDGIDGFRLDVPNCLENQDFWIEWREVVKSTKKDTYITAELWGNASYDINQGNKFDAVMNYEWLKTVIGYFINQGYEKNKSYKLKAGEFLNELREKRTWYPKQAIQASQNLNGSHDTDRLLSRIVNDRVGRDLEEGKQLEQGYNGIRPDLASNYHPNTTIDWRSSFIKPKDVLKLISVFQMTYVGAPMLFYGDEIGMWGATDPYCRKPMLWDEFTYDNEKNPSLTNENEVYSQEPDQDLLFWYKKVIKIRKENPVLVYGKFKELYWDDGRDIVAYVRSNPNSVIITVLNNSFNDYEDLEIVTDEPEERYIDLLTGKNIYSRKDGKIILSIRAKQGMILKKWKKSI
- a CDS encoding aminopeptidase encodes the protein MNKKNLWTGYTDKEKKEIEQLGSEYKEFLNNGKTEREVVEITMEILEKNGFKNIEKVKSLKAGDKIFFNNRNKNILMSIIGKEDMKKGINMVVSHVDSPRLDLKMNPLLEDEEFLMLNTHYYGGIKKYQWVATPLAVHGVVFLKNGKKVSFAIGEREEDPVFCIPDILPHLSRNVQDDRKTREVIKGEELKVLFGSIPVKDKDAKEKIKANILEHLKKDYGIEEEDFFSAEIEIVPALKARDIGLDRGMIGAYGQDDRICAYTSLKALLDIKKPEKTVLCYFADKEEVGSDGSTGLNSSLIEYFTGKLLKLTGKDYDDQLLRETLWNSKAISADVTAGVDPIFKSVHDMNNSAKLSHGIPVAKYTGHGGKNGSNDADAEYMYEIREIFDKNKVAYQVGGFSKVDEGGGGTVAKFLAYFGIRTVDIGPALLSMHSLFEVSSKADIYEAYKAYKAFYSIK
- a CDS encoding glucose-6-phosphate isomerase encodes the protein MKLEFSYDFAKKFINDHELSEFLPQVETAVKYLEEKKGAGNDYLGWIDLPENYDKEEFARIKKSAEKIKSDSEVFVVIGIGGSYLGSKAAIEFLSHTFANKLSKEKRKSPEIYFAGTNISGVYLQHLIEVIGDRDFSINVISKSGTTTEPALAFRVFKNLLEKKYGKEGARERIYSTTDKARGALKKLSDEEKYETFVVPDDVGGRFTVLTAVGLLPIAAAGIDIDELMRGAADAMVDFRAPFENNICYQYAAIRNILHRKGKDIEILVNYEPRLHFVSEWWKQLFGESEGKDQKGIFPASVDFSTDLHSLGQYIQDGKRTMFETVISIEKPEVEFLIEEDKDNLDGLNFVAGKTMDYVNKKACDGTVLAHIDGGVPNLLLKLPEATPYHLGYMFYFFEKACGVSGYILGINPFNQPGVEDYKRNMFALLGKPGYEEEGKKLAERLKK